A portion of the uncultured Bacteroides sp. genome contains these proteins:
- the gcvT gene encoding glycine cleavage system aminomethyltransferase GcvT, producing the protein MKQTPFTEKHIALGAKMHEFAGYNMPIEYSGIIDEHLTVCNEVGVFDVSHMGEFWVKGPNALPFLQKITSNNVAVLSPGKIQYTCFPNEEGGIVDDLLVYHYEAEKYMLVVNAANIEKDWEWCVSHNAEGAVLENASDNMAQLAVQGPKAILALQKLTDINLADIPYYTFAVGEMAGVKEVIISNTGYTGAGGFELYFYPDVADKIWKAVFEAGAEFGIKPVGLGARDTLRLEMGFCLYGHDLDDTTSPIEAGLGWITKFVEGKNFTNRIALEKQKAEGVTRKLVGFEMIDRGIPRQDYELFAASGEKIGVVTSGTMSPIRKIGIGMGYVKPEYAALGTEIFVDVRGRKLKVMVVKPPFRK; encoded by the coding sequence ATGAAACAAACGCCATTTACAGAGAAACATATCGCTCTCGGAGCCAAAATGCACGAGTTTGCAGGCTATAATATGCCTATTGAATATTCCGGTATTATCGACGAACACCTTACTGTATGCAATGAAGTAGGGGTATTCGACGTATCACACATGGGAGAATTCTGGGTAAAGGGCCCCAATGCGTTACCTTTTCTTCAGAAGATAACATCAAACAATGTTGCCGTACTCAGTCCCGGGAAAATACAATATACTTGCTTTCCCAATGAAGAAGGCGGAATTGTGGATGATCTACTGGTGTATCACTACGAGGCTGAAAAATATATGTTGGTAGTAAATGCTGCTAACATAGAGAAAGATTGGGAGTGGTGCGTGTCGCATAATGCGGAAGGAGCAGTGCTTGAAAATGCTTCTGACAATATGGCCCAACTTGCTGTGCAAGGCCCCAAAGCAATATTGGCTTTGCAGAAACTTACGGATATAAATTTGGCAGACATACCTTATTACACCTTTGCCGTGGGTGAGATGGCTGGTGTGAAAGAGGTTATTATCTCGAATACAGGATATACCGGAGCGGGAGGTTTTGAACTTTATTTTTATCCGGATGTGGCTGATAAGATTTGGAAGGCTGTGTTTGAGGCTGGTGCCGAATTTGGGATAAAGCCCGTGGGACTTGGTGCGCGTGATACGCTTCGATTGGAAATGGGTTTCTGCCTTTATGGGCACGATTTGGATGATACAACTTCGCCTATCGAAGCCGGACTGGGATGGATTACGAAATTCGTGGAGGGTAAAAACTTCACTAATCGCATTGCACTCGAAAAACAAAAAGCTGAGGGAGTGACTCGCAAACTCGTTGGTTTTGAGATGATAGACAGGGGGATTCCTCGTCAGGATTATGAATTGTTTGCGGCGTCAGGAGAGAAAATAGGAGTGGTTACATCCGGCACAATGTCGCCTATTCGCAAGATAGGCATCGGCATGGGGTATGTGAAACCTGAATATGCGGCTCTTGGTACGGAAATATTTGTCGATGTACGAGGACGTAAATTGAAAGTAATGGTGGTGAAGCCACCGTTTAGAAAGTAG
- a CDS encoding cation:proton antiporter → MSHLPTLIADLALILACAGIMTLLFKKLKQPLVLGYVMAGFLASPHIAFTASVMDTANIQTWADIGVVFLLFALGLEFSFKKIMRVGGTAVIAACTIIFCMILLGIGVGMSFGWGRMDCLFLGGMIAMSSTTIIYKAFDDMGLGKKKFAGLVLSILIIEDILAIVLMVMLSTLAAKSNFEGAEMFESVGKLVFFLILWFIVGIYLIPQFLKRVRKLMNEETLLIVSLGLCFGMVVLAAKTGFSAAFGAFIMGSILAETVEAESISRLVKPVKDLFGAIFFVSVGMMVDPNMIVEYAIPILVITVIVVLGQSFFGTFGVLLAGQPLKTAMQCGFSLTQIGEFAFIIASLGVSLRVTSDFLYPIVVAVSVITTFFTPYMIRFAEPASNFVDNKLPGSWKRFLARYCRGSETTMNYESLWKKLLLALLRITVAYSVLCVAVIALSLKFILPLFEANLPQFWAAMLGSVFITLCISPFLRAIVVKKNHSKEFVSLWNDSRINRGPLVSTIVFRSVVAVSFVMFIIADLFEASIGIAFGVAILVVMSMVYSRRLKRHSILIERRFFQNLRYRDEQAEYLGEKKPAYAGRLLTRDLHLTDFEVPGTSIWAGQTLLELNLGRRYDVHVVSILRGKRRINIPGPDVRLFPMDKIQVIGTDEQLNLLGKEMQDVALLEEDVIEKSAMTLKQFVVDADSVFVGVKLRDSGIREKYRCLIVGMERAGNTLMTPDVDVPFEEGDVVWVVGENDDVHQLVGQKNEKTGTK, encoded by the coding sequence ATGTCACATCTACCAACTCTGATAGCCGACCTAGCCTTGATCCTTGCTTGTGCCGGCATAATGACTCTATTATTTAAGAAACTCAAACAACCTTTGGTTTTGGGGTACGTGATGGCTGGTTTCTTGGCCAGTCCACATATTGCTTTTACAGCTTCAGTCATGGATACGGCAAATATACAAACGTGGGCGGATATAGGAGTTGTATTCTTGTTGTTTGCTCTGGGATTGGAATTCAGCTTTAAAAAGATCATGAGAGTGGGAGGCACTGCCGTGATAGCTGCTTGTACGATTATCTTCTGTATGATTCTGCTGGGTATTGGTGTAGGGATGTCCTTTGGTTGGGGACGAATGGACTGCTTGTTTCTGGGTGGTATGATTGCGATGTCTTCTACTACCATAATCTACAAGGCTTTTGATGACATGGGATTGGGCAAGAAGAAGTTTGCCGGATTGGTGCTTAGTATCTTGATTATTGAGGATATATTGGCTATTGTATTGATGGTAATGCTTTCTACTTTGGCAGCCAAAAGCAATTTTGAGGGGGCTGAGATGTTTGAGAGCGTGGGCAAACTTGTCTTTTTCTTGATTTTATGGTTTATTGTTGGTATTTACCTAATACCCCAATTCTTGAAGCGTGTGCGTAAGTTGATGAATGAAGAAACATTGCTTATCGTCTCTTTGGGACTTTGTTTTGGTATGGTAGTGCTTGCTGCGAAAACAGGATTTTCGGCTGCTTTTGGCGCATTCATAATGGGCTCTATACTGGCTGAAACGGTGGAGGCCGAATCTATTAGCCGTTTGGTAAAACCTGTAAAGGATTTATTTGGTGCAATCTTCTTCGTCTCCGTAGGGATGATGGTCGATCCGAATATGATTGTAGAATACGCCATACCTATTTTGGTGATTACGGTGATTGTGGTTCTGGGACAATCTTTCTTCGGAACTTTCGGAGTGCTGTTGGCCGGACAGCCGTTGAAGACAGCGATGCAATGTGGATTTAGTTTAACTCAGATTGGTGAATTTGCTTTTATCATTGCTTCACTGGGTGTCTCTTTACGTGTGACGAGCGATTTTCTTTATCCTATCGTGGTGGCAGTCTCGGTAATAACGACCTTTTTCACTCCTTATATGATTCGTTTTGCGGAACCGGCATCTAACTTTGTGGACAACAAGTTGCCTGGCTCTTGGAAACGATTTTTGGCGCGCTATTGTCGGGGAAGTGAGACTACAATGAATTATGAAAGCTTGTGGAAAAAACTTCTACTTGCTTTATTGCGGATTACCGTTGCTTATTCCGTTCTGTGTGTAGCTGTTATTGCCTTATCCCTTAAGTTTATACTGCCTCTTTTCGAAGCTAATCTTCCTCAATTCTGGGCGGCAATGCTTGGATCTGTCTTCATCACTTTGTGTATTTCTCCTTTTTTGCGAGCTATTGTAGTGAAAAAAAACCATTCGAAAGAATTTGTTTCTTTATGGAATGATAGTCGAATAAATCGTGGTCCGTTGGTTTCTACGATCGTTTTTCGAAGTGTTGTGGCGGTGTCATTTGTGATGTTCATTATTGCTGACTTATTTGAGGCATCCATCGGAATTGCCTTTGGTGTAGCAATACTGGTTGTAATGTCGATGGTCTATTCTCGGCGACTGAAAAGACACTCAATACTTATTGAACGGCGATTTTTTCAGAATCTGCGATATCGTGACGAACAGGCTGAATATTTGGGAGAGAAGAAGCCGGCTTATGCAGGAAGGCTTTTGACTCGTGATTTGCACTTGACGGATTTTGAAGTACCCGGAACATCTATTTGGGCGGGGCAAACGTTACTTGAACTGAATTTAGGTCGGAGGTATGATGTGCATGTGGTTTCTATTCTTCGGGGGAAACGAAGAATTAATATTCCCGGCCCGGATGTTCGGCTTTTCCCTATGGACAAGATTCAGGTGATTGGAACAGATGAACAGTTAAACCTTCTAGGGAAAGAAATGCAGGATGTTGCATTACTCGAAGAGGACGTGATAGAGAAGAGCGCGATGACACTGAAACAATTTGTTGTTGATGCTGATTCTGTTTTTGTGGGAGTGAAGCTCCGAGATTCGGGCATACGGGAAAAATATCGTTGCTTAATCGTGGGAATGGAAAGGGCCGGAAATACGTTAATGACTCCGGATGTAGACGTACCTTTCGAAGAGGGTGATGTGGTATGGGTAGTGGGTGAAAATGACGATGTACACCAATTAGTTGGCCAAAAGAACGAGAAAACAGGTACGAAGTAG